Genomic segment of Cytophagia bacterium CHB2:
GAAATCAGAACAGGTCGGTTTATCGAAAACTGTTTTTGTCGGGATGAGCAGCAAAGAACAAATTGGGCGCACCAAAAAACTCACGGCCGGAGAGAAAATTGAATTGATTTGTGGGAGCGGAAAAATCACGATTGAGAAGAACGGCAAGATTACCATCGAGGGCACGGAGTTGAACCTGTCGGCTAGCGGCCCGGTAACGATTAACGGTGCAGTCGTTGATATTAACTGATTGGCAATCCTGCACAGTAGCTGGGCGATTACTTTTCTGCACATAATCATGGATTTTCTTAATTACACGCCTTTCGAGCCCATGCGCTTCGAGAGCCTCGATATAAATGATGATCCGTTTCAAGTCGTAATCTTGCGTGGAACGTTTGATATTATTCCCAATGCTCAGCTTAGAACCGCCTCCGTGCAAGAACCGATCGTGTTGACCGATGAATTTTATCAAGAATTAAACACCAGCAGTATTCGGTTTGAAAGCGATTTGGCGCCTTACAAACCTCGATCCGACATTATTGTAAACGCCCATGCCATATCACCAGGAGGCAAGCCCCTGCAACATTGGCTCGTTGGTGTGCAAGTAGGTAAATTGCAGAAACGCTTGCTCGTCACCGGCCCGCGCTATTGGAATCATCATTTTGTCGGAGGGTGGAAAATCAGCAACCCTGAACCGTGCACGGAAGTTCCGATCAAGTATGAATATGCTTATGGCGGCCAGTGGCGATATGAAGAAGAATCCGGAGTGTGTGAAGAAAACCCGGTTGGCGTAGGTTATGTGAACAAAAAATATTTGAGCAAAAGTCAGCCTTTGCCGGCGCCACGCGTTATGTCGCCTCACGATTCTGAGTTGGAGCTGGGCGAAAGCTATAAGCCCGAAGGCCTGTCCGTCATCACGAAATCTTGGCTGCCGCGGCGCGCACAGGCAGGCACCTATGATGAGCAATGGCTCAAGGAGCGCCATCCGTATTTGCCCAAAGATTTTGACTATGCCTTTTATAACAGCGCTCATCCAAGTTTGATTTATGACGGCTATCTGAAAGGCGACGAAGCGGTCGTCCTGCAAAACTTGCATCCCCAACATTCAACCCTGAACTTTTATTTGCCCAATTGTGAAGTATTGCTTTTTCTTGGATATTCCGGCGGCAAAGCCGGAATGTGCAAATTAAATTTGGATACCCTGCATCTTGAAGTGGCGGCGAATCGCGCCTACCTGGTATGGCGCGGGCAACTTCCAATAGTGGAAAAGCTCCGGACGATTGAAGCACGGGCAATCATCCCGGACTCGCACCAACAAGGGAGGGGGAATGGCCGATAAAGAAGCCACCCGGAAAATCAGCGAAGCAATTTTGGTCTGCCGGACTCCCGATGTGTGCAAAACGCCCATGGGAAGCTCGATGGTGCCGGTGCCCTATCAGATCATTTCCAAATTTGAGACGGCTGCCAAGACAGCGACAACGGTGAACTTTACCGGCGAGCCGGCATTTAATATGGGCAGTTACTTGCCGACCGTGATTGGCGATGAGGCCGGCGTTGGCGGGGGAATGAAAAGCGGTACCCACAAAGGCAAGTGCGTCCCGGTTACACATAGCACAACGGTGCGTGTTGAAAAGCAATGGCTGGTGCGGCACGATGATCTCTTTCAGATGAATGGCACCGGATCCGGCAATACTATCGGCAAGGTTATTTATGATAAGGTCGTCAGCAAAGAAACACTTTCTTTTGCGCTCGATGTTATTCCAGTAGTCAGCACAATTAAGGGCGCGGGACAACTTATTACCGGCAAAGATTTGGTGACTGGTGAGCCGGTAAATCGTTGGATCGAAGCCGCAGGCTTGGTCGCGAGTTTGATTCCTGGTGGCAAGGGCGCCGTTAGTGGGGGGAAAGCCGTAGTTAAGGGAGCGCTTAAAGAAGGCGGAGAGAAATTACTCAAAGAAGGTGGGGAGAAGTTAGTTAAAGAGGGTGCAGAAAAACTAGTCAAGGAAGGTGGGGAGAAATTAGCTAAAGAGAGTGGAGAACGGCTAGCAAAAGAAAGCGTTGAAAAGGCCGAGAAAGAGATCGCTGAAAAGGCAACCCAAAAAACTGCTCAAAAAACTACCGAGGAAGCAGTTGAAAAGACCGGAAAGAAGGCGGCAAAAAAGGGTTCAAAGGATGGCAGCAAAGTAACGAATAAAGGCAAGAAGGGGCCGTGTGATGATCTCAAGAAAGGCAACGGGTCGGGGCAGCATCGCGGAGGTGCGCATAGTGAGACGAGCAAACCAGTCAATGATGGCAAAGACTCGCATCACATGCCGGCAAAGGAGAGTTACAAAGGAAAGCTTGATCCTAACGACGGACCAGCGATTCAAATGGACCCGAAAGATCACGCCAAGACTCTGAGTAACGGGAGTGGCAACCTTGCCTACAACTATCGAAAAATGTTGGCGGGTTTGATAGCCGACGGGAAATGGCGCGATGCCATGGCCATGGACATTAGAGATGCCCGGAATATTGCACGGATGGGCGGTGACCCCAAAAAATACAATCAAGCGATAAAAGAAATGCTGGCCTACTTTAACTGCTTGGGAAAAAATGGTTTGTTAAAATAAGGACAGAAAATGTCGAATGAGTTTGAAATCAAGCCTTTTAGCGGAGTCGGGCCTTTGCGATTTGGAATGACGCCGCAGGAAGTTGCGACGGTCTTGGGGCCGCCAGAAGCCTCTCGACGATCCTTCATGAACACGCTGATCGAGTATCGAGGTTGGCTTACAACAATGTATGAAAAAGACTCCGATCTACTTTATGAGATTGGCTTCAGTAGATTCTTCGAAACTCTGACATACAAGGGAACGAATATCTTCAAGGATCCTGACCGGGAAGTCTTGAAAAATCTATGCACCGAGGACGGGCAGCCCTATGAGGCACTTGGTTTTATAGTATTGTTGAAACTCGGCATGACATTAACCGGATTTCACGACGGAGACGAAGAGAAAAAGACATGTTCGGCCTTTGCGAAAGGCACATGGGGTGTTGAAAAAGACGATCTTAAGCCATTCTCACTTGATGCAACTATCTTATGAAAGTATCCTTTTTGTTTTGAGAGTTTGGGCTTATGGACTCCCCCATGATCGGCAAAGTCATCGACAATTACCGCATTCTGGAAATGCTGGGCAAGGGTGGGATGGGCATCGTTTACAAAGCCATAGATATCAATATGGAAAAAATCGTGGCTTTGAAGATGATGAATCCCATGCTGGCGCATGACGAAGTGTTTCTCAAGCGTTTTCGCGAGGAGGCCAGAGCGTTGGCCAAATCGGAAAACCGGCACATTGTCAACGTCTATGCTTTACGCGAGACTGAGCACGGTTTGGTGTTGGTGATGGAATTCGTCAATGGCGCCAATTTGGAACAGACGCTTGCGCAAAGCGGCGCGCTTCCTTACCAGGAAGCTTTGCCATTGTTCAAGCAGCTTCTCGCTGCTATTGCGCATGCGCACCGTGTGGGTGTTATTCATCGTGATCTCAAGCCCAGCAATGTAATGATTACGCCCGAGCAAGAGGTGAAGGTCACTGATTTCGGCCTGGCCAGAATACAACGCCCGGGTTCAACAACGCGCACGATGTCCACCGGCGGCACGCTGTTTTATATGTCGCCCGAGCAAGTGCAGGAACTGCCGGACGTCGATCATCGCAGCGACATTTACTCGTTGGGTATGACGTTCTATGAAATGCTGGCGGGCAGAACACCGTTTCAGAAAGGTCAGTCCGATCTTGCCACGGCCAACGCCATCGTGAGCGAAAAATTTCCCCGGCCAAATCAATTAAACGCCGAAGTGCCTGCCGAGTTGGCCCGCATTACCATGAAGGCCATTGAGAAGGAACGGACGAAACGCTTCCAAAGCGCGGAGGCGATGCTGGCCGCCATTACCGCTTTTGAGAACAAGCTTGTTTCAGATGAAACACAACTGCTGATAGAGTCGGCTCCTGTGAGGCGGAAAAGAATCACAGGTCTGGCAGTAGCCGTAATCTTGGTGCTACTGATAGCGGCCATGTATTGGATCAGCAGCGCACGGCAATCATCTTCCTCAGTGCAAGCGAAACTATTCATATCTACAATACCCGAAAACGTAATGGTATTCCTCAATGGTGATTCCATTGGAATTACTCCGATCAATGATTTTTCAGTCTTTGCCGGGACGCATACGCTACATTTTCATAAGCAGGATTTTTTGACCCTCGATACGATGCTCGTTGTTACGGAATCCCGTCTATTGCCTATTTTTGTTGCGCTGCAAGCATCGGCAAGAGTATCGATTAAAATGTCGCCGCCTGACGCAGTAGTCATGATTAATGGCCGGGTTGTTGCCCCACAGCAATTACACAATTTGGAATTAGGCGCAGGGCAGCATGATTTGCAGGCGTCGCGCGATGGCTATGAGACATTGGAAAAACGATTGCAGGTACAACCAGGATCGAATCCCCAGAAGTTTTTTGCATTAAGAAAACTGCCTGAGTCCACATCCATTCCTTCTGCACCGCCGGATACGTCAACCACTAATTGGGCGCCAATTACAAAAGCAACGCGGAAACCTGTGCAGCAGTTGCGTAGCAAAGCCGCCATCTTGACGGAAGCGCAGGTGCGGGAGATGCTGAAACGGCAAAGTTTTTTTGACGCCAACGTGAATCGCAACAGCAGCGGCATTGCCCATGATTACGAATCTGTGCGTGTTGGGGGTGATGGTGTGATCGTCGACCATGCCACGGGGCTAATGTGGCAAAGCGGAGGCTCGATGGAAAAGATGACTTTAACCGAAGCCGTACACTATGTGCAAGACTTAAAAGCACAGCGTTTTGCCGGATTCAACGATTGGCGACTACCGACCCTGGAAGAGGGCATGTCCTTGATGGAACCCAAGGCCGCTTATAAGGATCTGCACATATCCTCGCGGTTCGATGCCAAGCAGTCCTGGCTGTGGACAACCGACGCTCAAAGTAACGAAATGGTATGGAGTGTTGATTTCAGTCTGGGCTATTGCGGACCGGTCAAAAGTGATCGCGCTGGATATGTCAGAGCAGTTCGTACCAAAGGCCAGTCGGAGTAGGTTTTCATGACTCATGCTATGACTGAGAAAATCAAACACAAGACTGCAACCCCATTCAATGCGCCGACCATTGCCGTCAGAATCGAGCGAGGCGAGTCCAACGCCACGGAGTTTGTTTTCCGGCAATCCTTTCGCATTGGGCGCGATGAAACGTGTCAAGTACAATTCAAGGATTATATTGTCAGCCGGGTGCATGCGGAGGTTACGTTCGAGCAAGGCCAATGGTGGGTAAGTGATCTGCAGAGCAGTAACGGGGTTTATCGCGATGATGGTGAGAAGGTGGAGCGCACGCCGTTATTGGATGAAACCAGGCTGATGCTCGGGCAAGAAGGGCCGGCGCTTGTCTTGACACCCGAGCTGAAACATGCCGCCGCGGCAACTCGTGTAAGTGAGCCTTCCATGACACGCTACATCCAACGCTATTTCGACGACAAGATCACGGAAGGTGTGAGCGAGCACACGATGATGATGCGGCAGGCGTTTAGGCAGGTAAGAAAGAAGCAAACACGCGTTTATGGCATTGCCCTCGGTCTGATTAGTGTGCTCTTGCTGGGCGTCGGCGTTTATGCGGTGTATCAAGAGCGCCAAATACGCAAGCAACAGGCGCTGGCGCGCGACATATTCTATGAAATGAAATCGCTCGAACTGCTGCTGGTACAACTCGAAAAAGCCGTAATGCAGTCCGGCAATACGCAAATGCTGTCCGAGGTTTCAAAATACCGCGCCAAGCGTGACGAGCTTGAAAAAAACTATGATCACTTTGTCGACGAGTTGGGAATTTATAGCAAGCGTATGCCGGAAGACGAGCGGATGATTTTGCGAATGGCGCGCTTATGGGGCGAATGTGAGGTGGATTTGCCAAAAGATTTTGTCACTGAGGTGCGACGATTCATCAGCATGTGGAAATCCACTGGACGCCTGGAGAATGCCATAAAGCGAGCGTATGAACATGGCTACGTTCCCAAGATTGCCGAGGCCATGCTTGCACACCACATGCCGCCGCGTTTTCTTTATCTCGCATTGCAAGAAAGTAATTTCGATGCCACCAAATGTGGCCCGATGACGAAACACGGTTATGCCAAGGGCATGTGGCAATTTATTCCGGAAACAGCGAAGAAATATGGCTTGCGAACGGGCCCGTTGGTCGAATTGCAGCGCTACGATCCTCGCGATGAACGTCATGACTTCATAAAATCCACTGAGGCGGCTGCGCGCTACCTGCGGGACATTTATGATACCGATGCGCAAGCTTCGGGCCTGTTGGTAATCGCGTCATACAACTGGGGAGAGAACAAAGTCATCGATTTGATTCGGAAGATGCCGGAGAACCCGCGCGAGCGCAACTTTTGGCGCCTCTTGAAAAACTACCGCGAACG
This window contains:
- a CDS encoding DUF1566 domain-containing protein, giving the protein MDSPMIGKVIDNYRILEMLGKGGMGIVYKAIDINMEKIVALKMMNPMLAHDEVFLKRFREEARALAKSENRHIVNVYALRETEHGLVLVMEFVNGANLEQTLAQSGALPYQEALPLFKQLLAAIAHAHRVGVIHRDLKPSNVMITPEQEVKVTDFGLARIQRPGSTTRTMSTGGTLFYMSPEQVQELPDVDHRSDIYSLGMTFYEMLAGRTPFQKGQSDLATANAIVSEKFPRPNQLNAEVPAELARITMKAIEKERTKRFQSAEAMLAAITAFENKLVSDETQLLIESAPVRRKRITGLAVAVILVLLIAAMYWISSARQSSSSVQAKLFISTIPENVMVFLNGDSIGITPINDFSVFAGTHTLHFHKQDFLTLDTMLVVTESRLLPIFVALQASARVSIKMSPPDAVVMINGRVVAPQQLHNLELGAGQHDLQASRDGYETLEKRLQVQPGSNPQKFFALRKLPESTSIPSAPPDTSTTNWAPITKATRKPVQQLRSKAAILTEAQVREMLKRQSFFDANVNRNSSGIAHDYESVRVGGDGVIVDHATGLMWQSGGSMEKMTLTEAVHYVQDLKAQRFAGFNDWRLPTLEEGMSLMEPKAAYKDLHISSRFDAKQSWLWTTDAQSNEMVWSVDFSLGYCGPVKSDRAGYVRAVRTKGQSE
- a CDS encoding FHA domain-containing protein, producing MTHAMTEKIKHKTATPFNAPTIAVRIERGESNATEFVFRQSFRIGRDETCQVQFKDYIVSRVHAEVTFEQGQWWVSDLQSSNGVYRDDGEKVERTPLLDETRLMLGQEGPALVLTPELKHAAAATRVSEPSMTRYIQRYFDDKITEGVSEHTMMMRQAFRQVRKKQTRVYGIALGLISVLLLGVGVYAVYQERQIRKQQALARDIFYEMKSLELLLVQLEKAVMQSGNTQMLSEVSKYRAKRDELEKNYDHFVDELGIYSKRMPEDERMILRMARLWGECEVDLPKDFVTEVRRFISMWKSTGRLENAIKRAYEHGYVPKIAEAMLAHHMPPRFLYLALQESNFDATKCGPMTKHGYAKGMWQFIPETAKKYGLRTGPLVELQRYDPRDERHDFIKSTEAAARYLRDIYDTDAQASGLLVIASYNWGENKVIDLIRKMPENPRERNFWRLLKNYRERLPDETYNYVFYIFSAAVIGENPRIFGFKFDNPLTPIL
- a CDS encoding DUF2169 domain-containing protein, with the protein product MDFLNYTPFEPMRFESLDINDDPFQVVILRGTFDIIPNAQLRTASVQEPIVLTDEFYQELNTSSIRFESDLAPYKPRSDIIVNAHAISPGGKPLQHWLVGVQVGKLQKRLLVTGPRYWNHHFVGGWKISNPEPCTEVPIKYEYAYGGQWRYEEESGVCEENPVGVGYVNKKYLSKSQPLPAPRVMSPHDSELELGESYKPEGLSVITKSWLPRRAQAGTYDEQWLKERHPYLPKDFDYAFYNSAHPSLIYDGYLKGDEAVVLQNLHPQHSTLNFYLPNCEVLLFLGYSGGKAGMCKLNLDTLHLEVAANRAYLVWRGQLPIVEKLRTIEARAIIPDSHQQGRGNGR